GGGTTCCATCCGCTTGACGGAGACGGCCTGTTCGGCCGGTCCCTGGAGGTTGCGGAGGGGGTTGTTCACCGCGGGCCGCTCCCCTCGCCCGCGAGCCGGGGTGCGGACGGGGCGTCGTCGGGCAGTCCGCTGCCGACGGCGGGCCCCGGCCGGCCCCGGCGGAACACCGCGCAGGCGAGGGTGACCGCGGAACCGACCACCGCCCAGCCGGCCAGCACCAGCATCGGCCCGCCCGCGCCGTTGCCCCGGAAGTACGCGATCGAGCGCGCGGCGTACGTACCGGCGCCCGGCGGCAGGGCCGGGCCGATGGCCTTCCAGAACGGCGGCAGCAGCGGGTACGGGTAGGCGCCGCCGGCGCTCGGGTTGCCGAGGACCACGACCAGCAGGATCGCGAGGCCGATGCCGACCACGCCCGCCAGCCCCTGGAGGGCCAGCGTGATCGCGCCGACCGCGAAGACGACCAGGGCGCCCAGCCCCCACAGGCCCATCAGCGAGCCGGGCAGCGCGCCCAGCACCGGGCCCGCGATGACCGCGCCGAGCAGCCCGGCGACGATCGCGTACGCGAGCAGGGCGCCGAGCCGGATGACGGCGCGGGCCGAGTTCGCGGGCCGGGCGCCGGCGCTGATCGCCAGGATCGCGGCGCACAGGTAGCCGCCCACGCACCAGCCGACCACCAGGTAGAAGGCGCTCAGCCCGCGTCCGTCGCCGGCGGCGGACGGGGCCACGTCGACGACCCGGACGGTGCGCCCCTGGCTCTGCTCGACCAGCCCGACGATCTCCTCGACGGCCGTCGCGAGCGAGGCTCCGGAGCCGGTCGCGACCAGCAGCTTGTCGGTCCGCCCCGCCGGGTCGATGACCAGCGCGGCGTCGATGTCCCGGTTCATGATCCCGGCGGTCGCCGCGGCCTCGTCCGCGACGACGCGCGGGTCGAGGGGGTTGCCGGGCAGGGAGCCGAGCTGCTTCACGGTCTGCTGGGCCACCTGCGGGAGGGGAGCGGCGACCGCGATCGGGATCTCGCTCGGCTTCGGGTGGTGGAAGGCGCCGATGTACGAGGTGATGAAGGCCAGCTGGAGGGCCAGCACCCCCAGGACCAGCAGGGCTGCCCGGATGGTCACGGCGTCCTTGATCTCGGCGAGGAACCCGCCGGACGGGCCTGCGGCGGTGCTGTCTGTGGGCTGGGTCATGCCCCCACGCTCGGCGTGCCGGGGGCGGGACGCAGCAGGGGAGGACCAAATGGATGATCGAACACGTGTTTCGCACGGGTATTCGAATTGCTCTATGGTGGAGACGGGGGAGGTGTTCATTCGAGCGAAGCAGGAGGCCGCGGGTGCCTGGTTTTACGCATCTGCACACCGTTTCGGGGTTCTCCGTGCGCTACGGAGGCTCCCACCCGGAACGACTGGCGGAGCGCGCCGCCGAGCGCGGCATGGACGCCCTCGCCCTGACCGACCGCGACACCCTGGCGGGCGCGGTGCGCTTCGCCAAGGCGTGCGCGCGGGCCGGGGTCCGCCCGCTGTTCGGGGTGGACCTCGCCGTACCGCCCGCCGCGGCGGCGCCGGCGCGGCCGCGCACGGCGGCCGCGGCGGCCGGGCACGCCGGGTCGGGGGGCCCGGCGAACCCGGCCGGGCACCGGAGCCCGGCCGGCCCGGCGGGCTCCGGTGCGAACGGCCCCGGCGCGAGCGGCGGCCCCGGCCCGGCCGAGGTGTCCCACCGGCGGCGGAACCCGGTCAAGGGCGGGGCCTTCGTCGACGAGTCCGCCCCCCGCGCGGTCTTCCTGGCCCGGGACGGGGCCACCGGCTGGGCCGAACTGTGCCGTCTGGTCACCGCCGCCCACGCGGCGGCGGACGGCGACGGCCCGGCCGGGGGCGGGCAGCGGCCGGTGGCACCCTGGGGCGCCCTCGGCGGAGACGGCGTGTTCGTCCTGCTCGGACCCGGTTCGGAGGTGGGCCGGGCGCTCGCCGCCGGCCGTCCCGACCGGGCCGTCCGGCTCCTCGCGCCCTGGCGGGAGGCGTACGGGGAGTCGCTGCGGCTGGAGGCCGTCCACCACGGCCGCTCCGGCACCGGCCCCGGATCGCTCCGGCTGGCCGCCCGTACGGTCGGCTTCGCCGCCGAACAGGGCGTCCCGGCCGTGCTGACCAACGCCGTCCGCTACGCCGACCCCGGCCAGGGCCCGGTCGCCGACATCCTCGACGCGGCCCGCCGGCTGGTCCCCATCGACCCCCGCGGCCCCCTCGACACCGGCGAACGCTGGCTCAAGGACCCCTCCGCCATGGCGGAGACCGCCGACCGGATCGCCCGGGCCGCCGGACTGCGCCCCGCCGACGCGCGCGGGCTGCTGGCGGAGACCCGCCGTACGGCCGAGGCCTGCGCCGTGGATCCCGAGGACGACCTCGGCATGGGCACGGTGCACTTCCCCGAGGCGCGGCTGGTCGGCGCGGCCCACCGCAGCGCCCAGCGGGTCCTCGCCTCCCGGGCCGCGGCCGGCATGGTGCTGCGCGGCCACGCGGGCCGGCGCGCCTACTGGGACCGGATGGAGGAGGAGCTCGACGTCATCGCCCACCACGGCTACGCCTCCTACTTCCTGACCGTCGCCCAGGTCGTGCAGGACGTGCGGGACATGGGCATCCGGGTGGCCGCCCGCGGCTCCGGAGCCGGCTCGCTCGTCAACCACCTGCTCGGCATCGCGCACGCCGACCCCGTCGAGCACGGCCTGCTCATGGAACGCTTCCTGTCCACGCGCCGGCGCGTCCTGCCCGACATCGACATCGACGTCGAGTCGGCCCGCCGGCTGGAGGTCTACCGGCGGATCATGGACCGGTTCGGCACCGAGCGCGTCGCCACCGTCGCCATGCCCGAGACCTACCGGGTCCGCCACGCCATCCGCGACGTCGGCGCCGCCCTGTCCATGGACCCGGCCGCGGTCGACCGCCTCGCCAAGGCCTTCCCGCACATCCGCGCCCGCGACGCCCGCGCCGCCCTGCGCGAACTGCCCGAACTGCGCGACGTACGGGGCGAGTCCCACGGCCGGCTGTGGGAACTGGTCGAATCCCTCGACGCGCTGCCGCGCGGTACGGCCATGCACCCGTGCGGGGTGCTGCTCTCCGACGACTCGCTGCTCGCCCGTACGCCGGTCGTGCCCACCAGCGGCGAGGGCTTCCCGATGTCCCAGTTCGACAAGGACGACGTGGAGGACCTCGGGCTGCTCAAACTCGACGTGCTGGGCGTGCGGATGCAGTCCGCGATGGCCCACGCCGTCGCGGAGCTCAAGCGCGCCACGGGGGAGGAGCTCGACCTGGACGACCCGGCGCAGGTGCCGCCGGACGACGCGGACACCTACCGGCTGATCCGCTCGGCCGAGACGCTGGGCTGCTTCCAGATCGAATCCCCGGGCCAGCGCGACCTGGTGGGCCGGCTCCAGCCGTCGTCCTTCCACGACCTGGTGGTCGACATCTCCCTCTTCCGCCCGGGGCCGGTGGCCGCCGACATGGTGCGGCCCTTCATCGAGGCCCGGCACGGCCGGGCGCCGGTGCGCTTCCCGCACCCCGACCTGGCCGACGCGCTGGGCGAGACGTACGGGGTGGTCGTCTTCCACGAGCAGATCATCGAGATCGTGCACGTGATGACCGGCTGCGGACGCGCCGAGGCGGACCGGGTGCGGCGCGGGCTGTCCGACCCGCCGTCACAGGGACGGATCAAGGTCTGGTTCGCGGCGCGGGCGGCCGAGCGCGGCTACCCGCCGGAGGTGGTCGCCCGTACCTGGGAGATCGTCGAGGCCTTCGGCTCCTACGGCTTCTGCAAGGCGCACGCGGTGGCCTTCGCGGTGCCCACCTACCAGTCGGCGTGGCTGAAGGCGCACCACCCGGCGGCCTTCTACGCCGGGCTGCTCACCCACGATCCGGGGATGTACCCGAAGCGGCTGCTGCTGGCGGACGCGCGCCGCCGGGGCGTGCCGGTGCTGCCGCTGGACGTGAACCGGTCGGCGGTCGCCCCGCGCATCGAACTGGTGTCCGATGCGTCCGTCGGTACGTGGGGGCTGCGGCTCGGCCTGTCCGACGTCCACGGCATCAGCGAGGCCGAGGCGCGCCGCATCGAGGAGGGGCAGCCGTACGCTTCGCTGCGCGACTTCTGGGACCGGGCGCATCCGGGGCGCCCGGTCGCCGAACGGCTGGCCCAGGTGGGCGGATTGGACGCGTTCGGCGCCAACCGCCGCGACCTGCTGCTGCACCTGACGGAGCTGCACGGTGCGCAGCGGGCGGCCGGAGCGCGCGGCGGCGCCGCCCAGCTCCCGCTGGAGGGCGGCCGGTCCACGGCCTCCGTCGGGCTGCCCGACCTGTCCGACGCGGAACGGCTCAGCGCCGAGCTCGGGGTCCTCGGCATGGACGCCTCGCGGCACCTGATGGGGGACCACCACGCCTTCCTGACGGAGCTCGGAGTGGTCCCGGCACGCCGGCTGCGGGACACCGCGCACGGGCAGACGGTGCTGGTCGCGGGCGCCAAGGCGGCCACCCAGACCCCGCCGATCCGGTCCGGCAGGCGGGTCATCTTCACCACGCTGGACGACGGCACGGGCCTGGTCGACCTGGCCTTCTTCGACGACAGCCACGAGCGCTGCGCGCACACCGTCTTCCACTCCTTCCTGCTGCTGGTGCGGGGCGTCGTGCAGCGACGGGGCCCGCAGAGCCTGAGCGTGGTCGGGGCGGCGGCGTGGAACCTGGCGGAACTGGCGGAGCTGCGGTCCTCGGGCGGCCTGGACGCGGTGGCGGCCCGGCTGGCCGCGGGCGGCGAGGGCGCGCCGGGCGGCGACGGCACGGAGGACGGCGCGGACGGCGGGAGCGCGGGCCCCGACGCCGGGGCCGACGGCGGTGCCGGTGCCGGGACCGGGCCTGACGCCGGGCCCGGCGGCGCCGGTGGCGACCGCCGGATCCGCCTGTCGACGGGGTTCGAGCTGAACCCCTGGGCCGACCTCCAGCCGCCCGGTACCGGCGCCGCGACCGGACGCAAGCTGTGGCACTCCAGCCCGGGCAGCGCGGGATGACCCCCGCCGCCCGCGACGCCCGTCCCCCGGCTCCCGCCGCCGCGGCCGGTGACGGGTACGGCCCGCCGCCCCGGACCGTCGCCCCCACCGCCCCCGCGGCCGTGATGTGCCTGCGGCTCCGGTCCGCCGGCGGGGAGCCGCTCGGGGCCGAGGCGTACGCCGGGGTGCTGGCGCTGCTCGACTCCTTCACCCCGGCCGTGCAGGCGCTGCCGCCCGACGCGGCCCTCGCCGACGTCCGGGGCGCGCTGCGCCACTTCGGCTGCGACGCCGTCCGGCTCGCCGCCCTCGTCCGGGTCCGCGCCCTGGCCCTGTACGGGGTGGACGCCGCGGTGGGGGTCGCCGGCAACCCCATGCTGGCCCGGACCGCCGCCCGCCAGGCCCGCCCCGGCCAGACCCTGGTGGTCCCCGGCGACCCCGCCGCCGCCGGAGCGTTCCTGGCCGCCCGGCCCGTCACCGAACTCGACGGGGTCGGCCCCAAGGCCGCCCGTACGCTGTGCTCCTACGGGCTCGACTCCGTCGGGCGGGTCGCCGCCGCTCCGCCCGCCGCGCTGCGGCGCATCCTGGGCGCCCGGCTCGGGCGCGAGGTGCACGAGCGGGCCCGGGGGATCGACCGGACCGCCGTCCAGCCGGGGGCGGCCGCCCGCGCCATCGCGGCCGAGCGGCCCTTCGACCGGGACGAGCTGGACCCCGTACGGCACCGCCGGGCGCTGCTCTCGCTGACGCAGGAGCTCGGCGCGCGGCTGCGCGGCCGGGAACCGGGGCAGGGCCAGGTCTGCCGCACCCTCTCGCTCAGCGTCCGCTGCGCCGACCGCACCACGCTCACCCGCACCCGCACCCTGGCCGAACCCACCGCGCACTCCGACGCCCTGACCGCCACGGCCTACGCCCTGTACACGGGCCTCGGCCTGCAGCGGGCCCGGGTCCGCGCGCTGTCCCTGCGGGCCGAGGACCTGTCCCCGGCCGAACGGGCCGTACGGCAGCTCAGCTTCGACCCGCAGGACGAGAAGGCCCGCCGGCTGGAGGCCGTGACGGACCGGGTGCGCGCCCGCTTCGGCCCGCACGCCATCGCCCGCGGCTCGCTCGCCGCCGGGTGAGCGCACAGTTTTTACCGACGCGTAACTTCCCAGTTTTGCTACCCGCCCGTAATTTGACGGCAGCAGCACCCCTTGTGATCCGGATCACGGGATGAACCCCCACGCTCCATCCCCTTGAGTCGCAACCGCAAGGAGATCACACGATGCTGCCCTGGAGACGCCTGCTCCGCCCGCTGGCCGTCCTCACCCTCGCCGCGGCGGCGCTCGTCGCCCCCACCGGCGCCGCTCAGGCCGCGTCCGCGCCCAGCAGCGGCTGGAACAACTGGTCCTGCAAGCCCTCCGCCGCCCATCCCCGCCCCGTCGTGCTCGTCCACGGCACCTTCGGCAACTCCGTCGACAACTGGCTGGGCTTCGCGCCCTACCTCGTCAACCGCGGGTTCTGCGTCTACTCGCTCGACTACGGCCAACTGCCCGGCGTGCCCCTGTTCAACGGGCTCGGCCCCATCGACAAGTCGGCCGGCCAGCTCGACGCCTTCGTCGACCGGGTGCTCGCCGCCACCGGCTCCGCCAAGACCGACATCATCGGCCACTCGCAGGGCGGCATGATGCCGCGCTACTACCTGAAGTTCCTCGGCGGCGCCGCCAAGGTCAACGCCCTGGTCGGACTCGCCCCTGACAACCACGGCACCACCCTCCTCGGCCTCACCGAACTGCTCCCGTACTTCCCCGGCGCCGAGGACCTGCTCAGCGCCGCCACCCCCGGCCTCGCCGACCAGATCGCCGGCTCCGCCTTCCAGAACAAGCTGAACGCGGGCGGGGACACCGTCCCCGGGGTGAAGTACACGGTGATCGCGACCCGGTACGACGAAGTGGTCACGCCGTACCGGACCCAGTTCCTCGTCGGACCGAACGTGCGCAACGTCCTGCTCCAGGACCTGTGCGCCGTGGACCTCTCGGAACACGTCGCCATCGGGCTCACCGACCGGATCGCCTGGCACGAGGCGCTCAACGCCATCGACCCGGCCCACGCCGAACGGACCACCTGCGCGTCGGTCTTCGACTGACGCGCAGGTGGTCCGCAGGCCACCGGACCGGCCGGAGGGGGGGAGCGGGCCCGGTGGGCCGGGTGGACTGGTGGACTGGTGGACTAGCGGCCGTGGCGGCCCGCGGCGGTACGGCGGCGGGCCAGGCCGAAGAGCACGGCCGCGCCTACGGCCAGCACGCCGGCGCCGGTGGCCGCGATCACCGGGGTCGCGCTGCCGCCGCCGGTCTCGGCGAGGTTGCCGCCCGGCGCGGACCGCGCCGGGACCGGGGCGGCCGAGCCGTTGGTCTTCGGGTCGTTGTCTCCGTGGCCGTTGTGCTCCACCGAGGAGCCGGCCGCGCCGTCGGCGATCTGCCGGTCCGTCGGAACCTGGGCCACCGGCCCGGCGCCCTCGGCGCCGGGGGCCGGGGACCCGGTGGACGGCCCGGCAGAGGGGGCGGTGCCGGCCCCGGTGCCGGAACCGGGGCCGGTCCCCGTGCCGGCGCTCGGCTTGCCGCCGGGCCCGGCCGTCGGGCCCGTACCGGCCCCGCCGCCGCTGTCCTTGCCGAAGACGACGTCCGAGCAGGTGTAGAAGGCCTCCGGGCTGTCCGAGCGCTGCCACACGCTGTAGACCAGGTGGCGGCCGGACTTCTTCGGGACGGTGCCGGAGAACACGTAGTCGCCGTTCTGCATCCCCGGATCGGTGACCTTGAGGAACGGCGCGGGCTCCAGGTCCGACCACTTCAGCGGCTTCGCCGGGTCGTACCCGTCCTTCGTCACGTACAGCTCGAAGGACCCCTTGTGGGGGGCGGTGCCCTTGTAGCGGAAGGTGTGCGCGCCCGCCGTCATCGGGCTCGACGGCCAGTCGGCGCGGGCCAGGTCCAGCCCCTTGTACTTGGCGTTGCCCGCCGAGCACAGCTGCCCGTCCGGGATCAGCGACCGGCTCCGACCGGCCGCGTCGGCGATGTTCACCGCGTTCCAGTCGTAGAACGCCTGAGCCCCGCTCGCCGCCACCGCCGCCCTGCACGCGGCGGAGTCGGGCGACTCCGGCCCCTCCGCGTAGCAGGCCGCCACCCGGCTGACCGGGTCCGTCATCGAGCCGTGGGCGGCCGCGGGCCCGGCGCCGTACGCGGCCACCGCCAGCGGGGCCAGACCTGCGGCGGCGATGCGGGTGACGGTGCGACGTGCGGGCATGGGTGGATCTCCTTCGGGCGCGGACAGGGCCGCCAGCGGAACCGGGCGGATGCGGCGCCGTCCCCGACGGGGGACGCGGCGCCGCATCCGGCCCTCCCTGGCCCCGCCAAGCTAGCCCGCGGAACCCGGCGTTCCGAGGCTTCCGGGCGCCGGGGAGCGATCCTTAGGGTCTGCTTAAGGCGCCGGTAAGAGGCCGCTCAGGAACCGGCCCGAACCGGCTACGCGGGGATCGTGGACAGGGTGGGCAGGGCCGGGATCACGCCCGCCAGCCAGCCGGTCGGCTCCGTCGTGAAGCGCGGGGCGCCCGCCACCTCCCACCACGAGCGGACCGCCGTGGTCCGTACCGGCTCACCGGTCCGCCGGTCGACGTACTCGACCGGCCGCTCGCCGGTCAGCCGGGTGGCGACCTGGCCCCGCTTGCAGGCGGCCGGGAAGTCGTTCCAGTTGACGCCCGCCTCCGACCACAGCAGCTCCTGCATCGCCCCCGTCGAGACGCGGTGCAGCCGCTCGTGCGGGAAGTGCGCCTGGGCCGCCATGGAGATGCTGTTGCGGACGGCGTCCCGCTGCCGCCACCGGAAGTAGTGCGCCACCTCGACCGGATCCGACAGGGTGAACACCCTGGCGTCGAACAGCGCCCGCCGCCCGGGCCGCCGCTCGCCCAGCACCGCCGTGGCCAGGGAGGCGGACACGGACAGCTGCTTGGCGACGACCCCGCCGAACCAGGGCTCCGTGCCCGCGGTCGCGAAGTCGGTGAGCAGCAGGCTGATCTCGTCGGACTGGGCGTAGGCGAGCGCCGCGCCCGCCGCCTCCGCGCACAGGGCCTCGGCCACCGCGCCCATGTCCGCGATGAAACCGGTGTCGAACGGCTTCTCGGCGTCCCGGAGGTAGGTGTGGAAGGCGCGGCCGTCGAGCCGCAGGATCGTATAGGTGCGGCGGGGCAGGACCGTCCGGTACGCGGCCTCGTACCGCTTCATGCGGTCGCCGAGTGCGGTCGTGTCGCTCATCGTCCCCCCAGGTGTGGTCTCTGCCCGAGGCTAACGGCGCACGGGGCCCCGGGGCACGCCCGTCACGGCGCGCCCCCGGCCGCCGCTCGGCCGAGCAGCGCCGCCAGCCCCGCCGCGGAGCGGGCCTGGTCGTCCAGGGCGTCCAGTGCGCGGACGGCCTGCGCGGCCGCCTCCGGATCGGAGGTCCGCAGCCCGCTCGCGGCGAACTCGTCCTCGTCCAGCCGCAGGACGCGGCTCCCGTCCGCCGACACCCACAGGTCCAGGTCCAGGTCGTCCACCACGATCTCCGTGCCGCGCACCAGGGCCGGCCGGGTGACGTCGCAGTACCAGCCCTTGAGCACCCCGGCGCCGGTCCACACCTCCTTCACCGCGTACCAGCGGGTGCGCCAGAAGTGCTCGACGAAGACGTCTCCCGGCTCGAAGCGCACGAAGCCGAAGTCCCGTACGCCGTCGGCCGCCCAGGGCGCCCGTACGGAGATCCGGTCGCCGTCGTCGGCCACCCCGACCGCCGGATAGCGGATCTTGGTCCGGCCGGCCTTGGTCAGTACCACGGTCAGCTGCTGCCCGTTCATCGTGCCTCCGACTTCCTGGCGGACCGCGTCCCGGCGGCGCGGATCCCGTACCCGAACCGTCCCTCGACCGCGGTCACGAGGCCGACGCTACGGGCGGACGGGCCCACGGCGCCTCCCCTTTCCGTCCGGTGCGGGAGAATCGGCGCGTGACCCCGACGAACCTCAAGATCACCCTCGACGGCTCGGCCGGCTCGGCCGCCCCGTACGAGCAACTGCGCGCCCAGATCGCCGACCGGGCCCGGTCGGGAAAGCTGCCGGCGGGCTTCAAACTGCCGACCGTCCGCGGCCTGGCGGAGGAGCTGGGACTGGCGGCGAACACCGTGGCCAAGGCCTACCGGGCGCTGGAGGCCGACGGGGTGATCGAGACCCGCGGCCGCAACGGCACGTTCGTCGCCGCCGCGGGCGAGGGGCCCGCCCGAGAGGCCGCGTCCTGCGCGCAGAACTTCGCGGAACGGGCCCACCGGCTCGGCCTGACCCGCGCCGAGGCCCTCGCCGCGGCCACCGAGGCCGTGCGCGCGCGCTACGGCTCGTAGCCCGCGCGGCCCGGCCGAGGGCTCCTAGAGGTAGAGGCCCGCGTCCGCGGTGTGCGGCTGGGGCGGGAGGACCGAGGCCGGGCCCGCACCGCGGCGCAGGGCGAAGAGCTCCGCCAGGCTGGCGCCCTCGCGGGGCACTCCCTCGTCCGTCCCCAGCCAGTCCACCGACTCCCGGTGGGTGAGGCGGCCGACCTCGACGCGGGCCAGGCAGCGGCCCGGCCGGACCACGGCCGGGTGAAGCCGTTCGAGGTCCTCGTTGGTCGTCACGCCCACCAGCACGTTGCGGCCCTGCCCCAGCAGCCCGTCCGTCAGGTTGAGCAGGCGGGAGAGCGCCTGGCCCGCCGTGTGCCGGGCCTCGCCGCGGATGAGCTCGTCGCAGTCCTCCAGCAGCAGCAGCCGCCAGCGGCCCTTCGCCGTGCCCTCGTCCTCGCCGATCGCGATGTCCATCAGGTAGCCCACGTCGTTGAAGAGCCGCTCGGGGTCCAGGACGCAGTCCACCTGGCACCAGTCCCGCCAGGAGCGGGCCAGCGTGCGGAGCGCCGAGGTCTTGCCGGTGCCCGGCGGCCCGTGCAGCAGCAGCAGCCGTCCGGCGATGTCGTCCGGGGTCACCTTCATCAGCCGGTCCAGCGCCCCGGCCACCGGCGCCGTGTAGTTCGGCCGCACCTCGGCCCAGGTGCCGGCCGCGATCTGACGGGTCGTGCGGTACGGCCCGCGGCGCGGGGAGACGTACCAGAAGCCCATCGTCACGTTGTCCGGCTGCGGTTCGGGCTCGTCCTGGACCCCCTCCGTCGCCCCGTCGAGCACCCGCGCGGCGAGTTCCTCGCTGACCGCGGTCACGGTGACGTCCGCGCCCCGGTTCCACCGGGAGACGAGCATGGTCCAGCCCTCGCCCTCGGCGAGGGTGGCGCTGCGGTCGCTGTCGCGCGCCGAGCGCAGCACGGTGGCCCCGGGCGGCACCAGGCCGGCTTCCGGCTTCACCCGGTCGATCGACACGCTGTGCGAGAACGGCTGCTCGCCCGAGGCGAACCGGCCGAGGAACAGGGCGTCGACCACGTCCGACGGCGAATCGCTGTCGTCGACGTTGAGCCGGATCGGCAGCGCGTCATGCGGGTTGGCTGGCATGGCGCCCATGATCCGGCACGAACTGCCCCTGTGCACCCGCGTTTCCCCGGAACGAGTGGCCGCGTTATCCCTTCAAACCCGTCGCGGGTGAAGGTTCGGACCGCAAGCCCGCACCGAATGTTCTTGGCATGAACACTTCCGGTGAGCCGGTGTTGCTTGTACCACGGACTCAGGAGTAACCCCCCACTAGGAGCCGCATACATGAGCACGAGATCCTCTCGCTTCGCCGCGCTCGCCTCCGCCCTGCTGCTGGCCGCCGGCGCCGCACTCTTCGGCGCGGGCCAGGCGTCCGCCGCCGCCGACTTCGGCTACGTCGCCCTCGGCGACTCGTACTCCTCCGGAGTCGGCTCCGGCAACTACGACAGCGCCAGCGGCAACTGCAAGCGCACCACCCGCGCGTACCCGGCCCTGTGGGCCGCCGCCCACTCCCCGCAGAGCTTCGCCTTCGTGGCCTGCTCGGGCGCCCGCACCGGTGACCTGCTCGCCAACCAGCTCGGTCCGCTGAACTCCGGGACCGACCTCGTCTCCGTCACCATCGGCGGCAACGACGCCGGATTCTCGGACGTCATGACGACCTGCGTGCTCCAGTCCGAGTCCACCTGCGTCAGCCGCGTCAACCAGGCCAAGGCCTACGTCGACTCCACCCTCCCCGGCCAGCTCGACCAGGTGTACAACGCCATCGACAGCCGGGCGCCCAACGCCCGCGTCGTCGTCCTCGGCTACCCCCGCTTCTACAAGCTCAACGGCACCTGCGTCACCGGTCTGA
Above is a window of Streptomyces subrutilus DNA encoding:
- a CDS encoding DUF3533 domain-containing protein, which gives rise to MTQPTDSTAAGPSGGFLAEIKDAVTIRAALLVLGVLALQLAFITSYIGAFHHPKPSEIPIAVAAPLPQVAQQTVKQLGSLPGNPLDPRVVADEAAATAGIMNRDIDAALVIDPAGRTDKLLVATGSGASLATAVEEIVGLVEQSQGRTVRVVDVAPSAAGDGRGLSAFYLVVGWCVGGYLCAAILAISAGARPANSARAVIRLGALLAYAIVAGLLGAVIAGPVLGALPGSLMGLWGLGALVVFAVGAITLALQGLAGVVGIGLAILLVVVLGNPSAGGAYPYPLLPPFWKAIGPALPPGAGTYAARSIAYFRGNGAGGPMLVLAGWAVVGSAVTLACAVFRRGRPGPAVGSGLPDDAPSAPRLAGEGSGPR
- a CDS encoding DNA polymerase III subunit alpha, with the translated sequence MPGFTHLHTVSGFSVRYGGSHPERLAERAAERGMDALALTDRDTLAGAVRFAKACARAGVRPLFGVDLAVPPAAAAPARPRTAAAAAGHAGSGGPANPAGHRSPAGPAGSGANGPGASGGPGPAEVSHRRRNPVKGGAFVDESAPRAVFLARDGATGWAELCRLVTAAHAAADGDGPAGGGQRPVAPWGALGGDGVFVLLGPGSEVGRALAAGRPDRAVRLLAPWREAYGESLRLEAVHHGRSGTGPGSLRLAARTVGFAAEQGVPAVLTNAVRYADPGQGPVADILDAARRLVPIDPRGPLDTGERWLKDPSAMAETADRIARAAGLRPADARGLLAETRRTAEACAVDPEDDLGMGTVHFPEARLVGAAHRSAQRVLASRAAAGMVLRGHAGRRAYWDRMEEELDVIAHHGYASYFLTVAQVVQDVRDMGIRVAARGSGAGSLVNHLLGIAHADPVEHGLLMERFLSTRRRVLPDIDIDVESARRLEVYRRIMDRFGTERVATVAMPETYRVRHAIRDVGAALSMDPAAVDRLAKAFPHIRARDARAALRELPELRDVRGESHGRLWELVESLDALPRGTAMHPCGVLLSDDSLLARTPVVPTSGEGFPMSQFDKDDVEDLGLLKLDVLGVRMQSAMAHAVAELKRATGEELDLDDPAQVPPDDADTYRLIRSAETLGCFQIESPGQRDLVGRLQPSSFHDLVVDISLFRPGPVAADMVRPFIEARHGRAPVRFPHPDLADALGETYGVVVFHEQIIEIVHVMTGCGRAEADRVRRGLSDPPSQGRIKVWFAARAAERGYPPEVVARTWEIVEAFGSYGFCKAHAVAFAVPTYQSAWLKAHHPAAFYAGLLTHDPGMYPKRLLLADARRRGVPVLPLDVNRSAVAPRIELVSDASVGTWGLRLGLSDVHGISEAEARRIEEGQPYASLRDFWDRAHPGRPVAERLAQVGGLDAFGANRRDLLLHLTELHGAQRAAGARGGAAQLPLEGGRSTASVGLPDLSDAERLSAELGVLGMDASRHLMGDHHAFLTELGVVPARRLRDTAHGQTVLVAGAKAATQTPPIRSGRRVIFTTLDDGTGLVDLAFFDDSHERCAHTVFHSFLLLVRGVVQRRGPQSLSVVGAAAWNLAELAELRSSGGLDAVAARLAAGGEGAPGGDGTEDGADGGSAGPDAGADGGAGAGTGPDAGPGGAGGDRRIRLSTGFELNPWADLQPPGTGAATGRKLWHSSPGSAG
- a CDS encoding DNA polymerase Y family protein, with product MCLRLRSAGGEPLGAEAYAGVLALLDSFTPAVQALPPDAALADVRGALRHFGCDAVRLAALVRVRALALYGVDAAVGVAGNPMLARTAARQARPGQTLVVPGDPAAAGAFLAARPVTELDGVGPKAARTLCSYGLDSVGRVAAAPPAALRRILGARLGREVHERARGIDRTAVQPGAAARAIAAERPFDRDELDPVRHRRALLSLTQELGARLRGREPGQGQVCRTLSLSVRCADRTTLTRTRTLAEPTAHSDALTATAYALYTGLGLQRARVRALSLRAEDLSPAERAVRQLSFDPQDEKARRLEAVTDRVRARFGPHAIARGSLAAG
- a CDS encoding esterase/lipase family protein, which produces MLPWRRLLRPLAVLTLAAAALVAPTGAAQAASAPSSGWNNWSCKPSAAHPRPVVLVHGTFGNSVDNWLGFAPYLVNRGFCVYSLDYGQLPGVPLFNGLGPIDKSAGQLDAFVDRVLAATGSAKTDIIGHSQGGMMPRYYLKFLGGAAKVNALVGLAPDNHGTTLLGLTELLPYFPGAEDLLSAATPGLADQIAGSAFQNKLNAGGDTVPGVKYTVIATRYDEVVTPYRTQFLVGPNVRNVLLQDLCAVDLSEHVAIGLTDRIAWHEALNAIDPAHAERTTCASVFD
- a CDS encoding lytic polysaccharide monooxygenase, yielding MPARRTVTRIAAAGLAPLAVAAYGAGPAAAHGSMTDPVSRVAACYAEGPESPDSAACRAAVAASGAQAFYDWNAVNIADAAGRSRSLIPDGQLCSAGNAKYKGLDLARADWPSSPMTAGAHTFRYKGTAPHKGSFELYVTKDGYDPAKPLKWSDLEPAPFLKVTDPGMQNGDYVFSGTVPKKSGRHLVYSVWQRSDSPEAFYTCSDVVFGKDSGGGAGTGPTAGPGGKPSAGTGTGPGSGTGAGTAPSAGPSTGSPAPGAEGAGPVAQVPTDRQIADGAAGSSVEHNGHGDNDPKTNGSAAPVPARSAPGGNLAETGGGSATPVIAATGAGVLAVGAAVLFGLARRRTAAGRHGR
- a CDS encoding tRNA(His) guanylyltransferase Thg1 family protein is translated as MSDTTALGDRMKRYEAAYRTVLPRRTYTILRLDGRAFHTYLRDAEKPFDTGFIADMGAVAEALCAEAAGAALAYAQSDEISLLLTDFATAGTEPWFGGVVAKQLSVSASLATAVLGERRPGRRALFDARVFTLSDPVEVAHYFRWRQRDAVRNSISMAAQAHFPHERLHRVSTGAMQELLWSEAGVNWNDFPAACKRGQVATRLTGERPVEYVDRRTGEPVRTTAVRSWWEVAGAPRFTTEPTGWLAGVIPALPTLSTIPA
- a CDS encoding DUF402 domain-containing protein, which codes for MNGQQLTVVLTKAGRTKIRYPAVGVADDGDRISVRAPWAADGVRDFGFVRFEPGDVFVEHFWRTRWYAVKEVWTGAGVLKGWYCDVTRPALVRGTEIVVDDLDLDLWVSADGSRVLRLDEDEFAASGLRTSDPEAAAQAVRALDALDDQARSAAGLAALLGRAAAGGAP
- a CDS encoding GntR family transcriptional regulator; translated protein: MTPTNLKITLDGSAGSAAPYEQLRAQIADRARSGKLPAGFKLPTVRGLAEELGLAANTVAKAYRALEADGVIETRGRNGTFVAAAGEGPAREAASCAQNFAERAHRLGLTRAEALAAATEAVRARYGS